The Micromonospora sp. Llam0 genome includes a window with the following:
- the rocD gene encoding ornithine--oxo-acid transaminase, whose translation MIVDGMLRTPRAVRDAERWTAHNYHPLPVVISEAAGAWVTDVDGRRYLDCLAGYSALNFGHRHPTLTAAAHAQLDRLTLTSRAFTHDRFADFCRELAELCGKDMVLPMNTGAEAVETAIKVARKWGYQVKGVPDGQATIVVADGNFHGRTTTIVSFSTDAEARADFGPYTPGFRIVPYGDLAALADAIDETCVAVLLEPIQGEQGVVVPPDGYLTGVRDLCTRNDVLLLADEIQSGLGRTGATFACDHEGVVPDMYILGKALGGGIVPVSAVVADRPVLGVLRPGEHGSTFGGNALACAVATEVVRLLATGEYQRRSAELGTRLHAGLDALRAEGRLRAVRGRGLWAGLDLDPRRTTGRQACERLAERGVLAKDTHGATIRLAPPLVVDDADVDFAIEQLSHVLR comes from the coding sequence ATGATCGTCGACGGGATGCTGCGGACACCGAGGGCGGTACGGGACGCCGAACGCTGGACCGCGCACAACTACCACCCCTTGCCGGTGGTGATCAGCGAGGCCGCCGGCGCCTGGGTCACCGACGTCGACGGGCGGCGCTACCTGGACTGCCTGGCCGGCTACTCGGCGCTCAACTTCGGCCACCGGCATCCGACCCTGACCGCCGCCGCGCACGCCCAACTGGACCGGCTCACCCTGACCAGTCGGGCGTTCACCCACGACCGGTTCGCCGACTTCTGCCGGGAGCTGGCCGAACTGTGCGGCAAGGACATGGTGCTGCCGATGAACACCGGCGCCGAGGCGGTGGAGACCGCGATCAAGGTCGCCCGCAAGTGGGGCTACCAGGTCAAGGGCGTACCGGACGGGCAGGCCACCATCGTCGTGGCCGACGGCAACTTCCACGGCCGGACCACGACGATCGTCAGCTTCTCCACCGACGCCGAGGCCCGCGCCGACTTCGGGCCGTACACCCCGGGGTTCCGGATCGTGCCGTACGGCGACCTCGCCGCGCTGGCCGACGCGATCGACGAGACCTGCGTCGCGGTGCTGCTGGAGCCGATCCAGGGCGAGCAGGGCGTGGTGGTGCCGCCGGACGGCTACCTGACCGGGGTACGCGACCTGTGCACCCGCAACGACGTCCTGTTGCTCGCCGACGAGATCCAGTCCGGGCTGGGCCGTACCGGGGCGACGTTCGCCTGCGACCACGAGGGCGTGGTGCCGGACATGTACATCCTGGGCAAGGCACTCGGCGGCGGCATCGTGCCGGTGTCGGCGGTGGTCGCCGACCGGCCGGTGCTCGGGGTGCTGCGCCCCGGCGAGCACGGCTCGACGTTCGGCGGCAACGCCCTCGCCTGCGCGGTCGCCACCGAGGTGGTCCGGCTGCTGGCCACCGGCGAGTACCAGCGCCGCTCGGCGGAGCTGGGCACCCGGCTGCACGCGGGGCTCGACGCGCTGCGCGCCGAGGGACGGCTGCGCGCCGTCCGTGGCCGCGGGCTGTGGGCCGGGCTGGACCTGGACCCGCGGCGGACGACCGGTCGGCAGGCCTGCGAACGGCTCGCCGAGCGGGGCGTACTGGCCAAGGACACCCACGGTGCGACGATCCGGCTCGCCCCGCCGCTGGTCGTCGACGACGCCGACGTGGACTTCGCCATCGAACAGCTTTCCCACGTGCTGCGCTGA
- the ddaH gene encoding dimethylargininase codes for MHATRRQYLMCRPTYFAVEYAINPWMDPARHVDRELAIAQWNQLRRTYLELGHTVDEIEPLPGLPDMVFAANGATVIDGRALAVQFREPQRADEAPAYRDWLEQAGFPVHEAKHVNEGEGDFLVVGDYLLAGTGFRTSHAAHAHAQEVFGRPVVTLQLVDPCFYHLDTALAVLDEQTIAYLPEAFSPGSQAVLRRLFPDAVTASLADAAAFGLNAVSDGRHVVLPVQADGLAAALRERGYHPIGVDLSELRKAGGGPKCCTLELRGSSR; via the coding sequence ATGCACGCCACCCGCCGGCAGTACCTGATGTGCCGGCCGACGTACTTCGCCGTGGAATACGCGATCAACCCGTGGATGGACCCGGCCCGCCACGTCGACCGGGAGCTGGCGATCGCGCAATGGAACCAGCTGCGCCGGACGTACCTGGAACTGGGCCACACGGTCGACGAGATCGAGCCACTACCCGGCCTGCCCGACATGGTCTTCGCCGCCAACGGCGCCACCGTCATCGACGGCCGGGCCCTGGCCGTGCAGTTCCGCGAGCCGCAGCGGGCCGACGAGGCGCCCGCCTACCGCGACTGGCTGGAACAGGCCGGCTTCCCGGTACACGAGGCCAAACACGTCAACGAAGGCGAAGGCGACTTCCTGGTGGTCGGCGACTACCTGCTGGCCGGCACCGGGTTCCGCACCTCGCACGCCGCGCACGCCCACGCCCAGGAGGTGTTCGGCCGCCCCGTGGTCACCCTGCAACTGGTCGACCCGTGCTTCTACCACCTGGACACCGCGCTCGCGGTGCTCGACGAGCAGACCATCGCGTACCTGCCGGAGGCGTTCTCCCCGGGCAGTCAGGCGGTGCTGCGCCGGCTGTTCCCGGACGCCGTCACGGCCAGCCTGGCCGACGCCGCCGCGTTCGGCCTCAACGCGGTCAGCGACGGCCGGCACGTGGTGCTGCCGGTGCAGGCCGACGGGCTGGCGGCGGCGCTGCGCGAACGCGGCTACCACCCGATCGGGGTCGACCTGTCCGAGCTGCGCAAGGCCGGCGGCGGCCCGAAGTGCTGCACCCTGGAGCTGAGGGGGTCGAGCCGATGA
- a CDS encoding MarR family winged helix-turn-helix transcriptional regulator, translating into MRPAGPEADHRTRGPDDPPELTDYFRQLLWQRHIVGLCRAGAAATRIGEAAAARTGRNLTQFLVLGMLDATGPRSQQELSDGLRTDRTTMVGTVDALERAGLVTRQRNPTNRRAYIVTISPAGRAALATISADAATLEARFFERLTADERDQLVGLIGKLLIGAD; encoded by the coding sequence GTGAGGCCAGCAGGACCGGAAGCGGATCACAGGACGCGCGGTCCCGACGATCCGCCGGAGCTCACGGACTACTTCCGTCAGCTGCTGTGGCAACGGCACATCGTCGGTCTCTGCCGCGCCGGGGCCGCGGCGACCCGCATCGGTGAGGCCGCCGCCGCGCGTACCGGCCGTAACCTGACCCAGTTCCTGGTGCTGGGCATGCTCGACGCCACCGGTCCCCGTTCCCAGCAGGAGCTCAGCGACGGGCTACGGACCGACCGGACCACGATGGTCGGCACGGTCGACGCGCTGGAACGCGCCGGCCTGGTCACCCGGCAGCGCAATCCGACCAACCGGCGGGCGTACATCGTCACCATCAGCCCGGCCGGCCGGGCGGCCCTTGCGACGATCTCGGCCGACGCGGCGACCCTTGAGGCCCGGTTCTTCGAGCGGCTCACCGCCGACGAGCGGGACCAACTGGTCGGCCTGATCGGCAAGCTACTGATCGGTGCCGACTAG
- a CDS encoding Fpg/Nei family DNA glycosylase — protein MPEGHTIHRLAAHHHAVLGGAQVVATSPQGRFAAGAARLTGATLAATEAYGKHLLHHYRGGPGGGILHVHLGLYGTVADGPGQPPAPVGQIRLRLVGGPAVTADGPPADGPTATAGATDRRHWLDLRGPAACELLTDAEADALRDRLGADPLRDDADPDTAGGRIRRSARPLGALLLDQTIVAGVGLVYATEVLFRAGIAPTTPGRRLTADQWQRIWADLVTLMRIGVRRGRIDTVRDEHLPEAMGRAPRNDRHGGEVYVYRRAGQPCLCCGDAVAAGVLAARNSYWCPTCQPG, from the coding sequence ATGCCCGAAGGCCACACCATCCACCGGCTGGCCGCCCACCACCACGCCGTACTCGGCGGAGCGCAGGTCGTCGCGACCAGCCCGCAGGGTCGGTTCGCCGCTGGCGCCGCCCGGCTCACCGGCGCCACCCTCGCCGCCACCGAGGCGTACGGCAAGCACCTGCTGCACCACTACCGGGGCGGCCCGGGAGGCGGCATCCTGCACGTGCACCTGGGCCTCTACGGCACCGTCGCCGACGGGCCGGGACAGCCGCCGGCACCGGTCGGGCAGATCCGGCTGCGGCTGGTCGGCGGGCCGGCAGTGACAGCCGACGGACCGCCAGCCGACGGGCCGACCGCGACAGCCGGCGCAACGGACCGACGGCACTGGCTGGACCTGCGCGGGCCGGCCGCCTGCGAACTGCTCACCGATGCGGAAGCCGACGCCCTGCGCGACCGGCTCGGCGCCGACCCGCTGCGCGACGACGCCGACCCGGACACCGCCGGCGGCCGGATCCGGCGCAGCGCCCGGCCGCTCGGTGCGTTGCTGCTCGACCAGACGATCGTCGCCGGGGTCGGCCTGGTCTACGCCACCGAGGTGCTGTTCCGGGCCGGGATCGCGCCGACCACACCCGGCCGACGGCTGACCGCCGACCAGTGGCAGCGGATCTGGGCCGACCTGGTCACCCTGATGCGGATCGGGGTGCGCCGGGGCCGGATCGACACCGTACGCGACGAGCACCTGCCGGAGGCGATGGGCCGGGCACCGCGCAACGACCGGCACGGTGGTGAGGTGTACGTCTACCGACGCGCCGGCCAACCCTGCCTGTGCTGCGGCGATGCCGTCGCCGCCGGAGTGCTGGCCGCCCGGAACAGCTACTGGTGCCCGACCTGCCAGCCGGGCTGA
- a CDS encoding DUF1707 domain-containing protein, producing the protein MDPATHPSGDHLRVSDAEREQVVELLGQATAEGRLTLDEYADRATEAHQAKTRGELARLTADLPTDPSGGLPAAAGPGALAARGTAYPAVPGGGATLPAPVERMVAIFGDEVRKGHWLVPDRVEARAVFGDCKIELQDAQIQHQVTTIEATAIFGSVTVYVPEGVDVRMTGTAVFGDKKSKLTAPPRPGAPIIQVVCNVIFGSVVVRPPKRKWW; encoded by the coding sequence GTGGACCCGGCGACCCATCCCAGCGGCGATCACCTGCGCGTCTCGGACGCCGAGCGGGAGCAGGTGGTGGAGCTGCTCGGCCAGGCGACCGCGGAAGGCCGGCTGACCCTCGACGAGTACGCCGACCGGGCCACCGAGGCACATCAGGCAAAGACCCGGGGTGAGCTGGCCCGGCTCACCGCCGACCTGCCGACGGACCCGTCGGGCGGGCTGCCGGCCGCCGCCGGGCCGGGTGCGCTGGCCGCGCGCGGTACGGCGTACCCGGCGGTGCCGGGCGGCGGTGCGACACTGCCCGCCCCGGTGGAGCGGATGGTGGCGATCTTCGGTGACGAGGTACGCAAGGGGCACTGGCTGGTACCGGACCGGGTGGAGGCGCGGGCGGTCTTCGGCGACTGCAAGATCGAGCTGCAGGACGCCCAGATCCAGCATCAGGTGACCACTATCGAGGCGACCGCCATCTTCGGCTCGGTCACCGTGTACGTGCCGGAAGGAGTCGACGTCCGGATGACCGGCACGGCGGTGTTCGGCGACAAGAAGTCGAAGCTGACCGCACCGCCCCGGCCCGGCGCCCCGATCATCCAGGTGGTCTGCAACGTGATCTTCGGATCGGTCGTGGTGCGGCCGCCGAAGCGCAAATGGTGGTGA
- a CDS encoding FAD-dependent oxidoreductase → MAQRMVVIGGDAAGMSAASQARQLRGPDELSIVAFERGRFTSYSACGIPYWISGLVDDPQDLIVRDPETFRRDHHIDVRVRHEVTRIDLAAREVVATSFDDGGREVREPFDTLVYATGAAPAQPTWAGNAASGVFGVQTLDDGAALRDWLDQEPMPRRAVVVGGGYIGVEMAEALIRRGLAVTLVERSPQPMSTVDPDMGALVRSALDGLGIDVRTGVSVTGLHERDGRVCEVLTDDGAVPADVVVLGLGVRPNTGLAEQAGLPIGVTGGVRTDLQMRVVGVPDVWAAGDCVETFHRVSGQPVHIPLGTHANKQGRVAGINIGGSYATFPGVIGTAITKVCDLEVARTGLLEREAAKAGYAYVTATVESNNRAGYFPGAAPMTIKLIAEQHTGQLLGGQIVGTSEAAKRIDVLSVAVWNRMSVAEMTALDLGYAPPYSPVWDPVLVAARRANDAVAETP, encoded by the coding sequence ATGGCGCAACGGATGGTGGTGATCGGTGGTGACGCGGCCGGCATGTCGGCCGCGTCCCAGGCCCGGCAGCTGCGCGGCCCCGACGAGCTGAGCATCGTCGCGTTCGAGCGGGGCCGGTTCACCTCGTACTCGGCCTGCGGGATCCCGTACTGGATCTCCGGCCTGGTCGACGACCCGCAGGATCTGATCGTCCGCGACCCGGAGACGTTCCGCCGCGACCACCACATCGACGTCCGCGTCCGGCACGAGGTCACCCGGATCGACCTGGCCGCGCGGGAGGTGGTGGCCACGTCGTTCGACGACGGCGGGCGGGAGGTCCGCGAGCCGTTCGACACCCTGGTGTACGCCACCGGAGCGGCGCCGGCGCAGCCGACGTGGGCGGGCAACGCCGCTTCCGGCGTGTTCGGGGTGCAGACCCTCGACGACGGTGCGGCGCTGCGGGACTGGCTCGATCAGGAACCGATGCCGCGCCGGGCGGTGGTGGTGGGTGGCGGGTACATCGGGGTGGAGATGGCCGAGGCGTTGATCCGGCGCGGGCTGGCGGTCACTCTGGTGGAGCGCAGCCCACAGCCGATGTCTACCGTCGACCCGGACATGGGGGCGCTGGTCCGCTCGGCGCTGGACGGGCTCGGCATCGACGTGCGTACCGGCGTGTCAGTCACCGGCCTGCACGAACGCGACGGGCGGGTCTGCGAGGTGCTCACCGACGACGGCGCGGTGCCGGCCGACGTCGTGGTGCTGGGCCTGGGCGTACGGCCGAACACCGGGCTCGCCGAGCAGGCCGGCCTACCGATCGGCGTCACCGGCGGCGTCCGTACCGATCTGCAGATGCGGGTGGTCGGGGTGCCCGACGTGTGGGCGGCCGGCGACTGCGTCGAGACCTTCCACCGGGTCAGCGGCCAGCCGGTGCACATCCCGCTGGGCACCCACGCCAACAAGCAGGGCCGGGTGGCCGGGATCAACATCGGCGGCAGCTACGCCACCTTCCCCGGGGTGATCGGCACCGCGATCACCAAGGTCTGTGACCTGGAGGTGGCCCGCACCGGGCTGCTCGAACGCGAGGCGGCGAAGGCCGGGTACGCCTACGTCACCGCCACCGTGGAGTCCAACAACCGGGCCGGCTACTTCCCCGGGGCCGCCCCGATGACCATCAAGCTGATCGCCGAGCAGCACACCGGGCAACTGCTGGGTGGGCAGATCGTCGGCACGTCGGAGGCGGCGAAGCGGATCGACGTGCTGTCCGTCGCGGTGTGGAACCGGATGTCGGTGGCCGAGATGACCGCACTCGACCTGGGCTACGCTCCGCCGTACTCGCCGGTCTGGGATCCGGTGCTGGTCGCCGCCCGGCGGGCCAACGACGCCGTCGCCGAGACCCCGTGA
- a CDS encoding glutamate--cysteine ligase — protein sequence MTSSTVAAEPARHRPDSLTVGVEEEFLLVDRRSGAAAPAVAAVLAEIPPELRGQVQREFQTSQIEIGSPPGLDLRALRRTLGTLRAEVADAAERAGVRLLAVGTAPVAGPQPDVVDDPRFHRIVERYGMLLPGPGSSGLHVHVAVPDQQVGVQVINHLRPWLPVLQAATANSPLFHGVDTGYASWRSVMWQRWPAVGPAPRLRSYEHYRSLVDDLTTAGLILDEGMLHWYARLSAHYPTVEVRIGDVCPSLDDTILLAALVRGLVGTALTAVEQDQPPVDVEHHVLIAAHWRAAHDGLEGQAVDLTTGAPALRPGWHLLRRLVDTVRPELDRHGDVALVNSLLGRLRARGTGAARQRAVHAGTGDLSAVVDYLAAQTRSRSIIPAPPHVTVPPQLPPPDRPAARPPDR from the coding sequence ATGACCAGCAGTACTGTCGCCGCCGAGCCGGCCCGGCACCGGCCCGACTCGCTGACCGTCGGCGTGGAGGAGGAGTTCCTGCTCGTCGACCGCCGGTCCGGTGCCGCCGCACCGGCGGTCGCGGCGGTGCTCGCCGAGATCCCGCCGGAGCTGCGCGGGCAGGTGCAGCGGGAGTTCCAGACCAGCCAGATCGAGATCGGCAGTCCACCCGGCCTGGACCTACGGGCGCTGCGGCGTACCCTCGGGACGCTGCGCGCCGAGGTCGCCGACGCCGCCGAGCGGGCCGGTGTCCGGCTCCTCGCCGTCGGCACCGCACCGGTCGCCGGGCCACAGCCCGACGTGGTCGACGACCCACGTTTCCACCGGATCGTCGAACGGTACGGGATGCTGCTGCCCGGCCCGGGCAGCAGCGGGCTGCACGTGCACGTCGCGGTACCGGACCAGCAGGTCGGCGTACAGGTGATCAACCACCTCCGCCCGTGGCTGCCGGTGCTGCAGGCGGCGACCGCCAACTCGCCGTTGTTCCACGGCGTCGACACCGGGTACGCCAGTTGGCGGTCGGTGATGTGGCAGCGTTGGCCGGCGGTCGGCCCGGCCCCACGGTTACGCTCGTACGAGCACTATCGGTCACTGGTCGACGACCTGACCACCGCCGGCCTCATCCTGGACGAAGGGATGCTCCACTGGTACGCCCGGCTGTCGGCGCACTACCCCACCGTCGAGGTCCGCATCGGCGACGTCTGCCCGAGCCTGGACGACACGATCCTGCTCGCCGCGCTGGTCCGCGGTCTGGTCGGCACCGCGCTCACTGCGGTGGAACAGGACCAGCCACCGGTCGACGTGGAGCATCATGTGCTGATCGCCGCCCACTGGCGGGCCGCGCACGACGGGCTGGAGGGACAGGCCGTGGACCTGACCACCGGGGCACCCGCGTTGCGTCCCGGCTGGCACCTGCTACGCCGGCTGGTCGACACCGTCCGCCCCGAGCTCGACCGGCACGGCGACGTCGCGCTGGTGAACTCGCTGCTGGGCCGGCTGCGGGCACGGGGCACCGGGGCTGCCCGGCAGCGCGCCGTGCACGCCGGCACCGGCGACCTAAGTGCCGTGGTCGACTACCTGGCCGCGCAGACCCGCAGCCGGTCGATCATCCCGGCGCCGCCGCACGTGACCGTTCCCCCGCAGCTCCCCCCGCCGGACCGCCCGGCGGCCCGCCCGCCGGACCGCTGA
- a CDS encoding carbohydrate-binding protein: MNSPPRRPRRRIRTRIVAAAAALTATAVVASVTAHANAAIPPTPSGWDLVWSDDFTGAANTLPSSANWIIDTGTSYPGGPPQWGTGEIQTYTNSTANVRHDGNGNLRITPIRDGAGNWTSARIETVRSNFKPPSGGVMAIEGRIQVPNVTGAAAAGYWPAFWALGSPYRGNYQNWPAIGEFDVMENVNGLNTVWGVLHCGVAPGGPCDEFNGIGGSRACPGASCQSAFHTYRFEWDASASPQQLRWYVDGQHYHTVTQGQIPEPHWSNMTTHAGYFILLNVAMGGAFPNGVAGSTTPTANTVSGVPMLVDYVAVYTRGGSNPPPTTPPPPTTPPPGGGVNAYAAIQAESFNAHNGVGTEACSEGGQNIGWLANGDWARYDNVDFGSTPPRDFVARVASGAGAGVSGLVQVRIGSPTAAPIGSFAVGDTGGWQTWRTVPGNVSGVTGRQTVYLTFSSGQPNDFVNVNWFHFRR; encoded by the coding sequence ATGAACTCACCCCCGCGACGCCCTCGTCGGCGCATCCGTACCCGGATCGTCGCTGCCGCAGCCGCGCTGACCGCGACCGCCGTCGTCGCCTCGGTCACCGCGCACGCCAACGCCGCGATCCCACCCACCCCCAGCGGCTGGGACCTGGTCTGGAGCGACGACTTCACCGGCGCCGCCAACACCCTGCCCTCGTCGGCCAACTGGATCATCGACACCGGCACCAGCTACCCCGGCGGCCCGCCGCAGTGGGGGACCGGCGAGATCCAGACCTACACCAACAGCACCGCCAACGTCCGGCACGACGGCAACGGCAACCTGCGGATCACCCCGATCCGCGACGGCGCCGGCAATTGGACCTCGGCCCGGATCGAGACGGTACGCAGCAACTTCAAGCCGCCATCTGGTGGCGTGATGGCGATCGAAGGCCGGATCCAGGTGCCGAACGTGACCGGGGCCGCCGCCGCCGGCTACTGGCCGGCGTTCTGGGCGCTCGGGTCGCCGTACCGGGGCAACTACCAGAACTGGCCGGCGATCGGCGAGTTCGACGTGATGGAGAACGTCAACGGACTCAACACCGTCTGGGGCGTACTGCACTGCGGCGTCGCCCCGGGCGGACCGTGCGACGAGTTCAACGGCATCGGCGGGTCCCGAGCCTGCCCCGGCGCCTCCTGCCAGTCGGCGTTCCACACCTACCGCTTCGAGTGGGACGCCAGCGCCAGCCCGCAGCAACTGCGCTGGTACGTCGACGGGCAGCACTACCACACGGTCACCCAGGGGCAGATCCCCGAGCCGCACTGGTCCAACATGACCACCCACGCCGGCTACTTCATCCTGCTCAACGTGGCGATGGGCGGTGCCTTCCCGAACGGCGTCGCCGGCTCCACCACGCCGACCGCGAACACCGTTTCCGGCGTACCGATGCTGGTCGACTACGTGGCGGTCTACACCCGCGGCGGGTCGAACCCGCCGCCCACCACCCCACCGCCGCCGACCACGCCGCCGCCCGGCGGTGGGGTGAACGCGTACGCCGCGATCCAGGCCGAGTCGTTCAACGCCCACAACGGGGTCGGGACCGAGGCGTGCAGTGAGGGCGGGCAGAACATCGGCTGGCTGGCCAACGGCGACTGGGCCCGCTACGACAACGTCGACTTCGGCTCGACGCCGCCGCGTGACTTCGTCGCCCGGGTCGCCTCCGGCGCCGGAGCCGGGGTCAGCGGCCTGGTCCAGGTCCGCATCGGCAGCCCGACCGCCGCGCCGATCGGCAGCTTCGCCGTCGGTGACACCGGCGGCTGGCAGACCTGGCGTACGGTGCCCGGCAACGTCTCCGGGGTGACCGGCCGGCAGACGGTCTACCTGACCTTCAGCAGCGGCCAGCCGAACGACTTCGTCAACGTCAACTGGTTCCACTTCCGCCGCTGA
- a CDS encoding aldo/keto reductase: MEVTSVEYRQLGASGITVPALSFGAGTFGGSGPLFGAWGNTDAREARRLVDICLDAGVTMFDTADVYSDGASEQVLGQAIKGRRDAVLISTKSGLPTGDGPNDAGTSHARLIRSVDAALRRLGTDHIDLFQLHAFDAATPVEEVVATLDDLVRDGKIRYLGVSNFAGWQLMKSLAAADRDHRRRYVAHQVYYSLVGRDYEWELLPLGLDQGVGAVVWSPLGWGRLTGRIRRDTPPPPTSRLHATATYGPPVDDEHLFRVVDVLEELSRETGRAVPQIAVNWLLRRPTVATVIIGARDEEQLRQNIGAVGWSLTPEQTARLDHASSRTAPYPYFPYQRQEGFARLNPSPLASIAVQGSPARPAEAGRPAGLPVGVSGGSGTS; the protein is encoded by the coding sequence ATGGAGGTCACCAGCGTGGAATACCGACAACTCGGAGCATCCGGGATCACCGTGCCCGCCCTCAGTTTCGGAGCCGGCACCTTCGGCGGCTCCGGACCGCTCTTCGGTGCCTGGGGCAACACGGACGCCCGCGAGGCACGACGCCTCGTCGACATCTGCCTCGACGCCGGGGTGACCATGTTCGACACCGCGGACGTGTACTCCGACGGCGCGTCCGAACAGGTGCTGGGGCAGGCGATCAAGGGCCGGCGCGACGCCGTGCTGATCTCGACCAAGAGTGGCCTGCCGACCGGCGACGGACCGAACGACGCGGGAACCTCACACGCCCGGCTCATCCGGTCGGTCGACGCGGCGCTGCGCCGGCTCGGCACCGACCACATCGATCTGTTCCAGCTGCACGCCTTCGACGCCGCGACACCCGTCGAAGAGGTCGTCGCAACCCTCGACGACCTGGTACGCGACGGGAAGATCCGCTATCTCGGCGTCTCCAACTTCGCTGGCTGGCAACTGATGAAGTCCCTCGCCGCAGCCGACCGGGACCACCGCCGCCGGTACGTGGCCCATCAGGTCTACTACTCACTCGTCGGTCGGGACTACGAGTGGGAACTCCTGCCCCTGGGCCTCGACCAGGGTGTCGGAGCCGTCGTGTGGAGCCCGCTCGGCTGGGGCCGACTCACCGGCCGGATCCGCCGCGACACGCCGCCACCGCCCACCAGTCGGCTGCACGCGACCGCCACCTACGGTCCGCCGGTCGACGACGAGCACCTGTTCCGCGTGGTGGACGTCCTCGAGGAACTGTCCCGCGAGACCGGTCGGGCAGTGCCGCAGATCGCGGTCAACTGGCTGCTGCGACGACCCACCGTGGCCACCGTCATCATCGGCGCCCGCGACGAGGAACAACTCCGGCAGAACATCGGTGCCGTCGGCTGGTCCCTCACCCCCGAACAGACGGCCCGACTCGACCATGCCAGCAGCCGTACCGCCCCCTACCCGTACTTCCCCTACCAGCGGCAGGAAGGCTTCGCCAGGCTGAACCCTTCGCCGCTCGCGAGCATCGCGGTCCAGGGGAGCCCGGCTCGCCCCGCCGAAGCGGGTCGACCGGCCGGGCTCCCCGTCGGGGTCAGCGGCGGAAGTGGAACCAGTTGA
- a CDS encoding TetR/AcrR family transcriptional regulator has protein sequence MAVGAIRPGGRTARVRAAVLRAAGDALVEHGFDRLDLADVARRAEVGKTTVYRRWGTVAGLVADLLTDMAEQSLPRADTGSLIEDLRANARLVQRTLADPRQGALFRAVIVAATCDPRTAEALHRFYAVRIAEWAPCVEQAVRRAELPQGTDAAEVIRAVSAPLYYRLLVSGDPVDEATADRAAEAAAAAARAGVYAPASGLD, from the coding sequence ATGGCCGTCGGTGCGATCCGACCCGGCGGGCGGACCGCCCGGGTCCGCGCCGCCGTGCTCCGAGCTGCCGGTGACGCGCTCGTCGAGCACGGCTTCGACCGCCTCGACCTCGCCGACGTGGCGCGCCGTGCCGAGGTGGGCAAGACCACGGTCTACCGCCGCTGGGGCACGGTCGCCGGCCTGGTCGCCGACCTGCTGACCGACATGGCGGAGCAGTCGCTGCCGCGGGCCGATACCGGGTCGCTGATCGAGGACCTGCGGGCCAACGCCCGGCTCGTGCAGCGCACCCTGGCCGATCCGCGTCAGGGTGCACTCTTCCGGGCGGTCATCGTCGCCGCGACCTGCGACCCCCGCACCGCCGAGGCGCTGCACCGCTTCTACGCCGTCCGCATCGCCGAGTGGGCACCCTGCGTGGAGCAGGCCGTACGGCGGGCGGAACTGCCCCAGGGTACGGACGCCGCCGAGGTCATCCGCGCCGTCTCGGCGCCGCTGTACTACCGCCTGCTCGTCAGCGGAGACCCGGTCGACGAGGCCACGGCGGACCGGGCCGCCGAAGCGGCGGCGGCAGCCGCCCGCGCCGGCGTCTACGCGCCTGCCAGTGGTCTCGACTAG
- a CDS encoding DinB family protein — protein sequence MPSYPPTFADQVVTQPLRAQFEAFLDEHRSALNRCLDGLTEEQARRSLVASRTTLLGLVKHATFVEKVWFDEAMTCRPRTELGLPATADESFVLAADDTIASVQRAHREACEASRRATSSLELDDILPGNRRGPLPLRWVYLHVLRELAQHCGHADILREQLADE from the coding sequence ATGCCTTCCTACCCGCCGACGTTCGCCGACCAGGTCGTCACCCAACCGCTGCGCGCTCAGTTCGAGGCGTTCCTCGACGAGCACCGCAGCGCACTCAACCGCTGTCTGGACGGGCTGACCGAGGAGCAGGCCCGCCGATCGTTGGTCGCCTCCCGGACCACGTTGCTGGGTCTGGTGAAGCACGCGACCTTCGTCGAGAAGGTCTGGTTCGACGAGGCCATGACGTGCCGGCCGCGTACGGAGCTCGGGCTGCCCGCGACGGCGGACGAGTCGTTCGTCCTCGCTGCCGACGACACGATCGCCAGCGTCCAACGCGCCCACCGCGAAGCCTGCGAAGCGTCCCGCCGGGCGACGTCGTCCCTGGAGCTGGACGACATCCTGCCCGGCAACCGGCGAGGTCCGCTTCCGCTGCGCTGGGTGTACCTGCACGTGCTGCGCGAGCTCGCCCAGCACTGTGGGCACGCGGACATCCTCCGCGAGCAACTCGCCGACGAGTAG